In Lycium barbarum isolate Lr01 chromosome 9, ASM1917538v2, whole genome shotgun sequence, the DNA window AACCTTATTATGTGTTATGGTCTAATAAGAAAAGGTTTTTGTCACCGATCTATGGAGCTTCGATTGTTATAAATACTCATGTCTTACCAAGAAGACGTTTgtgcacccacaaagagagaatttAGAATCTTGAGCGAGGAAAAGACATATCCAGAATATTCAAGAATCTAAGGTTGCGTCCTAGTTCAAAAAGACAGATTGAAGGAACTGTTTTACTGTATAATGTTTTCCAGTTCACAAGTCTAAATATCTTGTATTAGGTTGTTctatcgagttgtatctttatccgctTTCATAGAAGCATAAAAGTAGATACAAAACATTGTAACTTCAACTAGGAGTTTACTACTTGAAGATAACTTGCTAGTTGGAGTTTGGGTAGCAAGGCTGAGGTAGGAATTAGGTTGCAGAGTTTGTTACTTAATTTGCAGTTGGCTCATGGTTGAAGTGGAGTTTGAGGTAAATCCTGCAGGTCTGTAGGTTGTGGTTTTATCACCCCTGTGAGttgggtggtttccacgtaaaaatactATGTCCTTTACCTTTCTGTttgtttttattccacaaatacGTTCGTAGAACATGTTGGGTGACGTGTTTTGTCCATAGGCGAGAAGTAAGTATACTTGGGGACAGACACCTAGGTCGTGCAAAGCTACCAACTACTCTTATATAAGACAACTTGAGACTTTTCCACCCCGAGGCATGGGCGATGTGACATGTCTGCGACTCTCACATGGGTCTGTGTTGCGGCGCTCTGATCGAGACTAATTGACATGACTCCGGTTGGTGGAAATGGGAAACAGTTATATGTATCCCCGGTCCCATCGGTCACCCGGGTATCCATATTCACCGGATCGACATTTTCACCCCACACAAAGCTAATGATATTACAAGTAAATAGCCTGAGCTTTGGCGAAGTGGTCAGTTAGAGTCTCCAGACGGACTGATTGCCAAGGCTTCGTTAAGATAAATCAATAACAAGTAAAGAGAAATTGCTTAAGAGTGCTTGTTTGCTATCGGATTTCAGATGCCTTATAATGAAATGAGAAGTCCTATTTGTCCTTTGGCTATGAGGTACACGTTCCATGAATCATGCCACCTTTTATTACCAAATATTAATGTTAAGGTAATGAAGAGCAATAAAAGGGTGATGATGCTCATTTAAGACCTAGGAAGACTCAGAATCTTCTTGTAATAGCTGTATGTTGAACTTTCACTTTGTGTGACCAATGCATTAGAATGACTCGCCGGACCCTTTATGATCTCTGTCTCCAGAGGTGAGATGTCATGCGACTTCTCTGGGGCCATTCAATTGTCCCTAGAGTCTCCTACTTGCTGGGTCGAATCTGACATGTCATTGTCACCACGCGTCATCACTCATTACGTCCACTTGGTGTTTACAGATTTTGCCCAATACAAATAGCTACGTAACCAACAGCTCAAACATTAAACATATCAAATctatactcatatatatatatatatatgagatcaTAATAATCCCATCATTAATTTTTATTTAGATAACAATAAAATTCTTTttctaataaaatagaaaatatttttatttttaatctttTCCGAATTGAAGTAGGATAAGCATTTGTTAATATAATTTTTGGTTTTAAgcttaaaaagaaagaaaaaagataacAATAAATCCATCAAcgatattttaaaatattttgtgtTTGAAGCAATGTAATAAATTTTGTGTTTTATGGCATTATGATTGTTGTATCTTAACTTTAAAACCAAGGGTTATAGTAGCAAATACTTATCCTACTTCAATTAGGAAAATATTAAGAAATTCAAATACTTTCTATTTTATTAGGAAAAAGAATTTTATTGTGATCTGAATGGCAATTATCGATGGGGTTACTGATCTTGTATATATGACCTGTATTATCAAAAGTACGTGGAGTTATACTATTTTAATTGATAAAGTGagattaaaaagaaaacaaaaaaaaagattacTTCCCATTTTTAATCAGCTAAAGGAATTTTAAAAGAAAAGCAGCACAAGAGTTCTttacaaataatatttttattaggaaataagttttttttttttttaaaaaagaaacaaTATGTTTATTAGAAAAAAGTTATTTTGGACCCAATTAAGTAATAGTAGAGGAATTTCGAACCAAACTACTAACGGCATGAGCATTTTAAGGCCAAATTATTAACGGAGGATATTTTGTGCAAGATACTTGCATTGCATTTATTCATTTAATTAATGTAAACAACATGTGAATAAGTTTTTTTACCTTATCGATTAGGCTCAATATCAACTGATGATACACTTAATTTGAGGAGACTTgacattctttttttaaaaaagttctCTCTTACTTTGATTTTGATGCCAATATGAGCAAATTGGgtaaacaaataataataatctaGTGGCGTACTATCTAATTGTTTTATAAACAATTCAATGACTAAGATCGAAATTTTAGGCATCAATTGCATGCGTTTTTAACTACCAACCAGCACCAAATTTGAAACTCAATCTACTTGCAATTTTACTATTTAGTTTACTCATAAACTTATAAATTAAACTTTGATCCCAATTTCATTAAGCTTTGGTTTCTATTGCTTACTGATATATCTATTGCCCACCAACTTTCCCTAGTCTAACTTGATTTCTCTTTTTCACGAAAGTCACATGGTGCTCGTTCGAGAAAGTTATCATGATGCATAAACTCCCAAAGATCTCTTCAAATTCAAACCTTCATGGTAGACCAGCAACTACCTTTATAGACAACTTGGCAATACATTAAGTAAAGCACTTCTCTTTGGTCGTCATAGTAATCTTTAGATGAACAAGTTGTCTTAGATCCGtttgtccttttttttctttctagatTAAGACTTCTGAATTAGAATATAAATATCAATAGTAAGACTCGTGATAaaattaagacgtctgaatctagCATAAAGTATCGAACAACGTATTATTCCTGTTTCATTTTGAAGTGAAAGGCAGGTCTCCCACGCTGAAAATTTTCTCTGTTTTGGTCTCTGAGTTAATGGTTATTTTAGCAATTACATATGATTGTAATTTATCCTGCTACGAATTTAACAAAAGAAATGGTTCTAGACTTTGACTAATAATTTTATAGTATAATGGTTATTATTAGTTTCAACATTTCCatccaaataaataaataaaatcgaCTTCAGTACATACTTATTAGAAGTATTTTCAAGCTTATCTATAAGCCAAATATTTTTGTAGGAGGGAAGTGGGAAGTTGATTAGGCAGAATAAAATAGGTTCATATTTCTCTTTGGTTAAGGTCAAAAGAGGTTCATATTTCTCTTTGGTTAAGGTCCCTATTGGCCACGAATTGGCTTCTCGTAATCACTAATTTTGCAGATTCCAGGGTAATATAGTAAATGAAAGTGAACTGTTTGCACAAAGTGACGCATGAAAGTGAACTGTTTGCACAAAGTGACGTCGCACTACAAAATTTCTTGCAAGTGAAGCTAAGAACATATGTTGAAGTCAAACATGAAAAACATGTAACATGTCTTTTCTTATGTAGTTCCAATAGGTAAATTCGTTTAATTTATTTTGTGCAAACAGTTCCAGCAAGTCATAACCACGTCGAAAGGGCAAACATCCAATTTTTAGAAATTTAGCTTTATCTGCATTTCAACTTGAGGATGGTCATATTTGAAGAATAGATAATACAATGGTACAATATATACTCCTtcagtttcaatttgtttgacatTATTTCCTTATTAGTGCGTTCTAAAAAATAGatctttatatttaaaaataattaaattcaaacttttcatttttacctttaattaattaaaaagctTTTATAATCACAGACTCACAAGTTTTgaaagttttaatttttatttttttttggttaaacttCTTGTCTTGTCAAAGTATGCCAAAAAAGATAAATTAAATGGATGTAGTAAATGAGTTAAATATGGTTCGTTTCTTAAGATTATCAACTTGTtcgagtcttttttttttttttcaaacttttaTTCAATTTACATAAGGGGCAAGGGAAGAGAAAATGTGGGAGGGAATTACAACGTGGGAATatgaaccctcaccaacaaagtgaaagttcagataaccaaccaactgagctactaagtcCATACCTTATTCGAGTCTCGTGTTTCTTCTCTTCTcgtttttcctttttgttttcttgaGAGGGCTAATGAGTGTGGCCTTGTGGGCTTAAAAGTAACAGTATTGCACGAACAAGGTGCAAATTTCCGTCATACATAAACAAAAAAAGATGATTAACGCTATTGTCATTTGCAGACAAAAGTTTAGCAACAACTTCGTACATTATTGGAAATTTCTTGGAGATTAGCGATTTGAAATTAATTACAATGGGTACTCCTCTTCTATCCTATCTAATATAAGGGAGTTCACTGTACATTGTATGCACATTCAGAAAGGTTCATTCATTCATGACTCAGTGACCTGTTTTTAAATGAATAATTGACAAAAGAAAAGTATATCTCAAGGATTAAGCTTTTGAGGTACTTTAATTGATTTAATACTACCTAACGAATTAAATATCTTCAGGATCCAGATTGGCTAAAAGGGCCAACATCAATGTTTACCTAGAGAAAGAATAAAACTAGAGTCGGATTAAAGGCAAGATCTATGAACTGAATTTATTGCTTCCCGCTCGAACTATACGAATTTATACATGATTTATTTAAAAGTATATACATATGTGTGATAAGATCATATTCATTTTCTTATCTATCGAATCTAGATACTAAATTTGTCTCCGAATATAAAATAATCTTTTCAAGATACCAAGACCAATGAGAAATAATGAGAGAAAAGAGATGGAACAAACACTCCATGCTTTCTTCCATATTGGGATTTTTTAGAGTTATTATTGTCCACTTGACATTAAAAGGTGTATTTGGTTAAATTGAGGAAGATTCTATGAAAGAAGTTGCTTATATTTATTCTCAAGCAAACAGTAGCGCCATGTATGAGCGATGCACTCTTCAACAACATGCGTTTAATTTAAGGGAATTTTACATGGCATGACAAACTTATACTaagtaattatatttagtagctatactttGTCTTAATTACGTTTCATAGCAAACATTCATATGCTAATCACATCTAATAACGGACACGGTAAAACATTGGTAAAAGAAACCTATATCTCCATTTCACACTTTTCAAACCGTTTTTCTCTCTCATCGTGTAGCAATCTTCTCCGAATTTTTCTCCATTTCCCTTCTACACGATCCTCATCAGATTCACTCATCCTAAATTGTAGCCACGCACTAATAGGTAAGGTATTGGGTAGTTTTTTAAGTTTCTATTGTGTATTTTTTAAAGAAAGACGTCCCGGGCCATTGCAAATATCCTCCTATATGACAAATTTTGGCTCAACTTCGGGTTTGTATTATTGCATATTTCACTTTTGTATGCTTGTATTCCATTTTTTCTTATATTGCACTTTgatttaacttaatttaagcatAAGCTAACTGAGATATTTGACAAAAAACACCCATTTGAGAATAATTCCATCACGGGGCGACATGATGAAAAGCTCTTTGCTGACTTCTCAAAATGGTTGAGGGAGGGGTTGCTTGTTAGACATGATACCAAGTAAGTTGTTTTATCTACCACAGTTAGCTGTTTTAAtagtttttttaaaataattttgttaCATGTATTTCGTATTTACTTTACAGAAAGAACAAAGAGGACCATTACAAAAAAGGGAAGGCAACACTGCCAAAATTTATGGACTTTGGTATTCAGAAAATCAATGACAAAATTGGTTTTACCTTTTGTCAATGGATGGACAGATGTGGAATGATCAGGTGCGATGtatctttatttttcaaatatagtATATATTAGCATGTCTTCCACGCTTACTGTTTGTATACTTTTTTTGTGCAGCACATTGATGTCATCATTTACTACTTCCGAAAGAAAGCAAAGTATGACACAAGTAGCAAATTCAAGTTTACCACTGTCGACTGTGTTTTCATGACAAAGATTGATGCAATAAACAAAGTGTATGCTGACCCGGATGGtgcagcaagcggtggaaaacaGGAAGATATTTTATGTGAATACGTGAAAGGCCACCGGTTGCAATGCACTGTCCCGTGGCATTTTGTTGACTATGTATTTATCCTAGTCAACGTGAAAGATAAAAATCATTGGCTGTTGGCAGTCCTATCATTCATGGACAGACGTTTATATGTTTATGACTCCTACCGATCAGCGGGGCATGATGCAGCTGTTAAGGCAGAAATAGACAAACTGGCCTCACTGTTGCCTCTGTACTTGCATCTCACTGACTTCTATGTTgaaaaaaaaggaattgattTACTCATCACCCAGCATACAAAGACAAAGCACCGGCTGATAAGTTTGAAGTTGTGTTTGTTGACAATCTGCCACAGCAAAGTCCCGGTAGCATGTACGTCAGTTTCTTTATTCTCTATAATAACATATACGCAgataatttattattttaaaatacaTATCTTTTTCATATTTGTAGGGACTGCGGGATATATGTTATTGCATTTGCGGAGTATTTGAGTCACGAAGAAGCTATTCCACCCAAAGATCTTGATGCTGAGTTACTTCGGACAAGATATGGTGCACTTTTGTGGGTTTACGCTCAGAAGAAGAATGAAGTCGATGCCGTAAGCGACAATGAGGCTCCTCCAAAGCCAGTTAGAGCAGCGATAGATTTTGATCAAGTTGAATTAAACATAGTTAATTAGATTCTAGTTTCTTGACTGTAAAACAGATTATGATGGTGTTTTCATCCTTTATGTTGTTGACTTTTTGATGCCTAGAAGGCAATTGTTAGTATGAATACTCAATGTTCAGCTACTCTTTTAATGAATACATTCTGATTTTTTACAATGTATTTATGTTTTGTTATATCTCATAGTTGTATTCAGAGTTGAATCAATTGCGTGTGATACAACATATGTTGGATACAGTGTTGTATCTTATAGTATGAATACACAATACACAATTTTGATGGTTATTTGAATAAAATGAGGACACATACCTTGTAGTTAAGAAACTGTTGGATGTGCATTTCATCGAATGAAGCAACAATTATTTTGCATTCATAGTAATATTCACACATAGTTGTATCCGTAATCAGTAATGTATTCACTTAAAGGCTGTATTCACACAAAATTATATTTGGGATTCAGAATATCTTGGATACAAGCTAGTGAAAAAAGTTGTATATGCATTCAGAGTTGTATTCACACGTTGTTGTATCGAGCATCAGCAGATGTTGAATACATCCACAGACAGAATTTCCATTTGCACTCAGTAATGTATTCACTCAAAGCTATATCCACACAAAAGTTGTATACGCATTCAGAGTTGTATTCACACATTGCTGTATCTAGTATCAGCAGATGTTGTATACGCATTCTCTATTGTATTCACACATTGCTGTATCTAGTATCAGCAATGTTGAATACATCCACAGACAGAATTTCCATCTGCACTCAGTAATGTATCCACACAAATCTGTATTCACACGAAAGTTGTATTTTGGATTCAGAATATACTGGATACAAGTTAGTACAACTAGCTATTTTTTGTATGCAGAATTGTATTCACACATAGCTGTATATGCAATcaacatatacagaaaacagtgaAACAAGATTTTGTATATCTGCAATCAGTAATGTATTCACACAAAACTGTATTCACAGAAAATTGTATTCTGGTTCCGGGGATATCTTGGATACAATTCATTCAAATAGCTATAGAACATAGTTGATAGATATCATTCCTTCAAAGAAACTGTTTCTGCTTTCAAATCTTTAGAATAGTATAAGTGCTCAACTTTAGTATTGGTACAATTTTAAATCATGAACAAAATAAACCGCAGACACTTCAATGCTTTCATATAAAATCGTTTCATTTACTCAGTGTTCCAAACAAACATACAGGACCAAAAATCAAGGAACATAAACGACAATCGTTTTTTGCAGTTGATTTTGTCCAATATTGAAAAACATTAGACAGCAAGATTTAGAACAGAACCACCAACTACTTTCTTCGAGGCTCATTTGTACAAGAACGCCTATTGTGTCCAACATGTCCACACCTACTACACGAATTTGTACGTTTAGTTGAAAACCATTCAGATAAAGAATTATCGCGCTTCTTCTTTGGCCTTCCAGGCGGTCTCTTGTATCTCGGTGGAAAAACTACCTCTTTCAAAATGTATCCAGGTATTTTTCATTCACTCTTATCGGGTAGAGGATAAACTGGGATATCATAAGTCTTCATCACAGTTTCAGGTTTGTATATTATTGAGCAATAGTTGTCGGCTGTGAGATTTGTTTTCTTAAGAACAGCCCAGGCATGTGGGCAGGGAATCTCCTCCATCTGAAACTCTTTGCAACTACATGTCTTCTTTTCAATACAAACTATGAAACGCCGCCCCTCATCAATTACCGTGTGCACGTATTCGGTTGATGGTATTACCTAAGAAACCATACAAAAATATATTAGCATGTTACAGGTGTATTtcaaataatatataaatttaagAATCATACAGACCATGAAATATACCGAAGAAATTAAATACACAAACAGATACACAGAAACTAGCTGTCATGCGTGCAGATTTACGCTCATTAATGGAAAGCATTTCATTGAATTTCTTCCCAAGTGTTGTGAATGTATATGAACCATTTTGTCGGTTAGTGAAATTCCAGCGCCCAAACATAATCCTAACTTCTTCCAGAAAATCAAATATTGGCAATTCTCTTGCTTGTACGAGAGCTGAATTGATAGACTCAGCAATATTAGACGTCATTGTCCATGCTCGGTTGACTGGAGCATAAAGCCTAGATCACTTTTCCCTTCCCGCTAACTCCAAGTAATCCTTTACACGAATATCCACCGTCTCAACCTTTTCCATTAGCATGTCAAACTCATCCTGTGTATACGTTTTTGCCATTGCATAGTACACCCCACTCAGCACCTTGTGACTCTTTCAATATTTATTGTATACATTCTTCCAAAGATGCCATATACATGCAAAATGGGGAACATTAGGATATACTTTGGATACAGCCTTGATGATGCTTTCATGCCTATCAAATACAACACACATGCTCTCCCGTAGCCCATAAGCTTCCTTGAACTGTTCGAAGAACCATGTCCAAGGCTTATCATTTTCTGAATCAATCACGATACGCCAAAGGTAGTATGTTCCTTGCAAAACCAGTcgaatacatatttttttttttgagttctaTAAGCTTTTTATATAACTAAAATGATCGA includes these proteins:
- the LOC132612051 gene encoding uncharacterized protein LOC132612051, which encodes MTSNIAESINSALVQARELPIFDFLEEVRIMFGRWNFTNRQNGSYTFTTLGKKFNEMLSINERKSARMTASFCVSVIPSTEYVHTVIDEGRRFIVCIEKKTCSCKEFQMEEIPCPHAWAVLKKTNLTADNYCSIIYKPETVMKTYDIPVYPLPDKNIQNLVSLFSVYVDCIYSYMEILSVDVFNIADTRYSNV